A portion of the Candidatus Nitrosocosmicus arcticus genome contains these proteins:
- a CDS encoding cupredoxin domain-containing protein codes for MYLLHNIIAIIVISFIIVGALWGIGSLLNTPQEKNIQKSNDSILLVAQNNAFNQTNPTLYVNASQPTRLIILNKDFVKHDFISEELGINTAYLTTEQDFVTGIASNKMGNYTYYCSFHPDMKGEIVIKSSKI; via the coding sequence ATGTACTTGTTACATAATATCATTGCCATCATAGTCATTTCATTCATAATAGTGGGTGCTTTATGGGGCATTGGTAGTTTATTAAATACCCCTCAAGAAAAAAATATTCAAAAGTCAAATGATTCGATCCTATTAGTAGCTCAAAATAATGCCTTTAACCAGACAAACCCTACATTATATGTGAACGCAAGTCAACCTACCAGACTGATAATTCTTAATAAAGATTTTGTGAAACATGATTTCATATCTGAGGAACTAGGTATAAATACCGCCTACTTGACTACGGAGCAAGATTTTGTAACAGGGATTGCAAGTAATAAAATGGGTAACTACACATACTATTGCTCTTTTCATCCCGACATGAAGGGAGAAATTGTTATCAAATCATCAAAAATATGA
- a CDS encoding DUF367 family protein gives MSESRAIPLELAVLMYRQDDPNKCTASRLVKFKMAKEVKRVPTTFLVLNPFAEKMVTPVDMKKFRGICAIDCSWKLATQVINTSRKFFNNRKLPALLAGNPTNYAKLGMLSTVEAISAALYILNYKEMSREILNKFKWGHTFLDLNSEILEDYSKAQGQDGIIAIEKDYFPHIFNS, from the coding sequence ATGAGTGAATCCAGAGCGATACCATTAGAATTGGCTGTATTAATGTATAGACAGGATGATCCAAACAAGTGCACTGCATCGCGACTTGTTAAATTTAAAATGGCTAAGGAAGTAAAAAGGGTTCCTACCACATTTTTGGTACTTAACCCTTTCGCTGAAAAAATGGTTACCCCTGTTGATATGAAAAAATTCAGAGGTATTTGTGCTATTGATTGCTCTTGGAAATTGGCAACACAGGTAATTAATACGTCAAGAAAATTCTTTAATAATAGAAAGCTTCCTGCCTTATTGGCCGGAAATCCTACCAATTATGCCAAATTAGGAATGCTTTCAACGGTTGAGGCCATATCTGCAGCATTGTATATTCTGAATTACAAAGAAATGTCGAGAGAAATATTAAATAAATTCAAATGGGGGCATACATTTTTGGATCTAAACTCAGAAATCTTGGAGGATTATTCCAAAGCACAAGGACAGGATGGGATAATAGCAATAGAAAAGGACTACTTTCCACACATTTTCAACTCCTAA
- a CDS encoding OBG GTPase family GTP-binding protein yields MGIPEKIQSIQDEIHKTQINKATEFHVGILKAKIAKLKKEQEENTHGKTVSTGGGSAGFDVRKAGDGTVVLIGFPSVGKSTLLNALTNAKSKTAAYSFTTLTAVPGMLDYNGARIQILDLPGIIEGAAAGKGLGKRVLSVARNADLVLIVLDVFQINHLEVIKKELSEIGVKVDEMPPDIVVEKTITGGISVNIQVPIQVDENFIRNVMRINGIHNGRITIRERGLTIDQLIDVLSGNRVYIPSLAVINKIDLVGTEYLKMATSKLKIPYTAVSADTNKNMELLKREIYNKLDFVRIYLKPKGQDADLEEPLIMPRNSTVQNICNKIHRNMVRDFKFAQVWGKSVKFGGQKVGLEHRIIDEDVLTIVKKINAL; encoded by the coding sequence ATGGGAATACCAGAGAAAATCCAGTCCATTCAAGATGAGATACACAAAACGCAGATTAACAAAGCCACAGAGTTCCACGTAGGCATTCTAAAGGCCAAGATAGCAAAGCTAAAAAAAGAACAAGAAGAAAACACCCATGGAAAGACCGTCTCTACTGGAGGAGGCAGTGCGGGCTTTGACGTTAGGAAAGCCGGAGATGGCACTGTCGTTTTAATAGGATTCCCCAGTGTAGGTAAATCTACTTTATTGAATGCATTAACAAACGCAAAATCTAAAACAGCAGCTTACTCATTTACCACATTAACTGCTGTGCCAGGTATGTTGGACTATAATGGTGCACGGATCCAGATATTGGATTTACCAGGTATAATTGAAGGCGCTGCTGCGGGTAAAGGTTTGGGAAAAAGAGTGTTATCGGTTGCTAGAAATGCAGATTTAGTGTTGATTGTCTTAGATGTATTCCAGATTAACCATCTAGAGGTCATAAAAAAGGAACTATCTGAAATAGGAGTCAAGGTCGATGAAATGCCTCCGGACATTGTTGTAGAAAAGACCATCACTGGAGGTATTTCGGTAAATATTCAGGTTCCTATACAAGTAGATGAAAACTTTATCAGAAATGTTATGCGAATAAACGGTATCCACAACGGACGTATCACTATACGAGAAAGAGGTCTCACCATTGACCAGCTAATAGACGTTTTATCCGGGAATCGGGTTTACATTCCTTCGTTAGCAGTTATAAATAAAATCGATTTGGTTGGTACGGAATATCTTAAGATGGCAACATCCAAACTTAAAATTCCATATACTGCCGTGTCGGCAGACACAAACAAGAATATGGAACTTCTTAAAAGGGAAATCTACAATAAATTAGACTTTGTTAGAATATATTTGAAACCCAAAGGGCAAGATGCCGATTTGGAAGAGCCTCTAATAATGCCAAGAAATAGTACTGTCCAGAATATTTGTAACAAGATTCACAGAAACATGGTCAGAGACTTTAAGTTTGCTCAGGTATGGGGCAAAAGTGTAAAATTTGGAGGTCAAAAGGTAGGGTTAGAACACAGGATTATTGATGAAGATGTCCTTACAATTGTAAAGAAAATAAACGCTCTTTAA
- a CDS encoding HemK2/MTQ2 family protein methyltransferase: protein MYRPSEDTYFMEDILATYRGKIALEVGVGSGYLTRLLCSNFEFVVGTDIDVNSIMFAKNNTLANISNKLLVCSDLSLPLKCKFDLIISNPPYLPRGLGNFDDTTVYGGKKGIELTIRFLKSIQLQLSEMGKVVMMRSTLSDYQKMDDFIDKLFLNNKIIAKKTFFFESLEILELSGVKNSSTSDYLKKKEKM, encoded by the coding sequence ATGTACCGACCCTCAGAGGATACTTATTTCATGGAGGATATTCTCGCAACTTATAGAGGTAAAATTGCCCTTGAGGTAGGCGTTGGATCTGGATACTTGACTAGATTATTATGTTCAAACTTTGAGTTTGTTGTCGGAACTGACATTGATGTTAATTCTATCATGTTTGCAAAAAATAATACCCTGGCAAATATTAGTAACAAACTATTGGTTTGTTCCGATTTGAGTCTCCCATTGAAATGTAAATTTGATTTGATTATTAGCAATCCCCCATATTTACCAAGGGGCCTCGGTAATTTTGACGATACTACTGTTTATGGGGGAAAAAAAGGAATTGAATTGACTATTCGATTCTTGAAATCAATTCAATTACAACTTAGCGAAATGGGAAAGGTTGTGATGATGAGATCAACCTTATCGGATTATCAGAAAATGGATGATTTCATTGATAAATTGTTTTTGAACAACAAAATAATCGCAAAAAAGACATTCTTTTTTGAATCTCTCGAAATATTGGAACTCTCTGGTGTAAAAAATAGTTCTACGTCTGATTATCTTAAGAAAAAAGAAAAGATGTGA
- a CDS encoding NOL1/NOP2/sun family putative RNA methylase, with the protein MDENLGCPVLITGNEHSRFLSERYGYKEWMISRFLNFIPYPERMLDYINDSKNLHHYIRVNTLRTNPQVLKRRLGEKGYHLSDTVLKEVFEIKNPSYGDIKIKDAGSMIAHHNNNDNNDNYNEATTQTDYDLQSGKDRNLGPKQASIGSTIEYLRGYYYIQDLSSCIAVEELEIHDGQDLVVLDMAAAPGGKTTHIAQKLNNKGAIFACESNSNRLSSLFFNLSRCFVHNTIVLNTRAEEINELELQFDRVLLDAPCTCEGIIMKDESRKKSRNLEDLETCSKRQKKMIVSGFNALKPNGLMIYCTCSFAPEENEMIIQHLLSNHKDAKIEPLNYGMNGLTSFSKYQFAEKMVYTKRFYPHIHATNGFFIAKIRKKPE; encoded by the coding sequence ATGGATGAAAATTTAGGCTGTCCAGTACTTATAACGGGTAACGAACATTCTAGGTTCTTATCCGAAAGATATGGATATAAAGAGTGGATGATATCTAGATTTCTAAATTTTATTCCCTATCCTGAAAGGATGCTAGATTATATCAATGATAGTAAAAACTTGCATCATTACATTAGAGTTAATACGCTAAGAACTAATCCCCAGGTACTAAAAAGGCGACTCGGTGAGAAGGGATATCACTTAAGCGATACAGTTCTAAAAGAAGTATTTGAGATAAAGAACCCTAGTTACGGCGATATTAAAATTAAGGACGCAGGGAGCATGATTGCTCATCACAATAATAATGATAATAATGATAATTATAATGAGGCTACCACGCAAACAGATTATGATTTGCAATCTGGCAAAGATAGAAACCTCGGGCCCAAACAGGCTAGTATTGGTTCAACGATTGAATATTTGAGAGGATACTATTACATCCAGGATTTGAGCTCTTGCATTGCAGTAGAGGAGTTAGAAATTCATGATGGACAAGATTTAGTTGTATTAGATATGGCTGCGGCACCTGGGGGCAAGACGACACATATCGCTCAAAAACTAAATAATAAGGGAGCAATTTTCGCTTGCGAATCAAACTCCAACAGACTTTCATCTCTATTTTTTAACTTGTCACGTTGTTTTGTACATAATACAATTGTGCTTAATACGAGGGCAGAAGAGATAAACGAACTTGAATTACAGTTTGATAGGGTACTGCTTGATGCACCATGTACCTGTGAAGGGATCATTATGAAAGATGAATCTAGAAAGAAAAGTCGTAATTTAGAGGATTTGGAAACCTGCAGTAAAAGGCAGAAAAAAATGATAGTATCTGGTTTTAATGCTTTGAAACCGAACGGACTTATGATATACTGTACTTGTTCATTTGCGCCGGAAGAAAATGAGATGATAATACAGCATCTCTTAAGCAATCACAAGGATGCAAAAATAGAGCCATTAAATTATGGAATGAATGGTTTGACGAGCTTTTCTAAGTACCAATTCGCCGAGAAAATGGTCTATACCAAAAGGTTCTATCCTCATATCCACGCAACCAACGGATTTTTTATAGCAAAAATAAGGAAGAAACCGGAATAA
- a CDS encoding 3-isopropylmalate dehydratase large subunit, with protein MTLTEKILSHSSNSKTVTPGDIIFSNVDKVMMHDVSGPGVIKVFKELEKKGYQLEKLWDPDRVWISEDHFVPASDRISADNVIQLTKWAQKYGIKKHFKYGMGQYGICHTISHEEGLVLPGEVYVGGDSHTNTTGAIGAFSAGLGHTDIAYVLKHGKIWFKVPETMLFRVTGKKPDYIMAKDIILNIISDIGTDGANYRAMQFGGSVVDGLEMEERFTLTNMTTEAGAKNGIIEPDNTTVEYLRSRLGRINFNLIKGDPDAEFSEVFDYDCEKMEPSVAKPYSPENVVPVREVQGTEIDKAYIGSCTGAKLSDLRSAAKILDGKKVKVRTEVLPAAQSIYMKAIKEGLVTIFMESGAVIGPPTCGACCGAHMGVLGKDEICASTTNRNFPGRMGDVTSKTYLASPMVVAASAITGKLTDPRDL; from the coding sequence ATGACATTAACAGAAAAAATCCTGTCTCATTCCTCAAATTCCAAAACAGTTACTCCTGGAGACATCATATTTTCCAACGTTGATAAAGTCATGATGCATGATGTTTCAGGTCCTGGGGTTATCAAGGTGTTTAAGGAATTGGAAAAAAAGGGCTACCAGTTGGAAAAATTATGGGACCCTGATAGGGTGTGGATTTCTGAAGATCACTTTGTTCCTGCCTCCGATAGGATTTCTGCTGACAATGTGATACAATTAACGAAGTGGGCCCAAAAATATGGTATTAAAAAACACTTCAAGTATGGAATGGGACAATACGGTATTTGTCATACGATTTCCCATGAAGAGGGGTTAGTGTTACCAGGAGAAGTTTATGTTGGTGGGGATTCACACACTAATACTACAGGCGCAATTGGTGCTTTTAGTGCAGGGCTAGGTCATACAGATATTGCTTATGTTTTAAAGCATGGTAAAATATGGTTTAAGGTACCAGAAACTATGCTATTTAGGGTAACAGGAAAAAAACCAGATTATATTATGGCCAAAGATATTATTTTGAATATTATTTCTGATATAGGGACCGATGGGGCAAATTATAGAGCGATGCAGTTTGGTGGTAGTGTTGTAGATGGTTTGGAAATGGAGGAAAGGTTTACTTTAACCAATATGACCACGGAGGCGGGTGCAAAAAATGGAATAATTGAACCGGATAACACTACTGTGGAATATTTAAGGTCAAGGCTTGGGAGAATAAACTTTAACCTAATTAAAGGAGATCCAGATGCCGAATTTAGTGAAGTATTTGATTATGATTGCGAAAAAATGGAACCTTCTGTGGCAAAACCATATTCTCCGGAGAATGTTGTTCCTGTAAGGGAGGTTCAAGGTACTGAAATAGACAAAGCATATATAGGATCTTGCACTGGCGCAAAGCTTTCCGACCTCAGATCTGCAGCCAAGATCTTGGACGGAAAAAAAGTTAAAGTACGAACCGAGGTACTCCCTGCTGCTCAATCGATCTATATGAAGGCTATTAAAGAGGGGTTGGTTACCATTTTTATGGAGTCTGGTGCAGTTATTGGTCCACCTACCTGCGGAGCTTGTTGTGGTGCGCATATGGGTGTTTTAGGTAAAGATGAAATTTGTGCAAGCACGACTAACAGAAATTTTCCGGGTAGAATGGGAGATGTAACGTCCAAGACATATCTTGCCTCTCCGATGGTTGTAGCTGCGTCGGCGATTACCGGAAAATTAACGGACCCGAGGGATTTATAA
- a CDS encoding isocitrate/isopropylmalate dehydrogenase family protein has protein sequence MSNKKAAVINGDGTGPELVNAMIKVLKSCNTNVELITCDAGSEWWGKNGGNSYISDEVWDTLKSSDACFKGPTTTVPNPEAPRSVAVSIRQKFQLYANIRPIKTYRISKLQLNFICVRESTEGLYAGIEFKTSDDSAVAIRKTTGKGCRRVVKKGFELAKERGFKKIFAITKRNILKETDGIFWNAVVETNKTYPDIEVEEYYIDNMTQQLVKNPERFNNSLLLSTNLFMDIISECASGHVGSIGNVYSGNYGDTYAMFEPAHGSAPKHARQDKVNPVATILSGAWMVEYLGEKHISEIIFKATEQTIDEGKFLTYDLGGSSSLSKMAEAIAQRSAALLKK, from the coding sequence TTGAGTAATAAAAAAGCTGCTGTAATAAATGGTGACGGTACTGGTCCTGAATTAGTTAATGCGATGATAAAAGTGTTAAAATCATGTAATACTAACGTTGAATTAATAACATGTGACGCGGGTTCTGAATGGTGGGGAAAAAATGGAGGTAATTCATATATTTCAGATGAGGTATGGGACACTCTGAAATCTTCCGATGCTTGTTTTAAAGGTCCCACCACTACAGTCCCAAATCCTGAAGCACCTAGAAGCGTTGCAGTAAGCATAAGGCAAAAATTTCAACTTTACGCAAATATCCGCCCGATCAAGACATACAGGATTTCGAAATTACAGCTAAATTTTATTTGCGTAAGAGAATCAACAGAAGGCCTGTATGCAGGTATTGAGTTTAAGACAAGTGATGATTCGGCCGTAGCGATCAGAAAAACCACTGGAAAGGGTTGCAGAAGGGTAGTCAAAAAGGGCTTTGAATTAGCTAAAGAAAGAGGATTTAAAAAGATATTCGCAATAACCAAACGAAATATTTTAAAGGAAACCGATGGGATTTTTTGGAATGCGGTAGTGGAAACAAATAAAACATATCCAGACATCGAAGTCGAAGAATATTATATAGATAACATGACTCAACAATTAGTTAAAAATCCAGAGAGATTCAACAATAGTTTGTTACTTAGTACAAATCTATTTATGGATATAATCTCCGAATGTGCATCAGGACATGTAGGGTCTATCGGTAATGTTTATTCTGGAAATTATGGTGATACATATGCAATGTTTGAACCTGCTCACGGGAGCGCTCCAAAGCATGCTAGGCAAGACAAAGTAAATCCAGTGGCAACCATATTGTCAGGTGCTTGGATGGTCGAATACTTAGGAGAGAAGCATATTTCAGAAATAATATTTAAAGCCACTGAACAAACGATAGACGAGGGAAAGTTTTTGACATACGACCTGGGCGGATCATCATCATTATCGAAAATGGCAGAGGCAATTGCTCAAAGGTCGGCAGCATTACTCAAAAAATAA
- a CDS encoding ribonuclease HI family protein, which translates to MDVHIDGASRGNPGLSAIGIIIKSDDEIIKEHCEFIGIRTNNQAEYEALRRALEICTGMDSEVNILSDSELLINQRNLKYRIRSQELKIISREISNLEKNYNKITYKHIPRTKNSRADYLANKALDIHVGTNAKK; encoded by the coding sequence TTGGACGTACATATTGATGGCGCAAGTAGAGGAAATCCGGGATTATCTGCAATAGGCATCATTATAAAAAGTGATGATGAAATAATTAAAGAACATTGTGAATTTATAGGTATCCGGACTAATAATCAGGCAGAATATGAAGCATTACGACGAGCACTTGAAATCTGTACCGGAATGGATAGTGAAGTAAATATTCTATCAGATAGTGAATTATTGATAAATCAGAGAAACTTAAAGTACAGAATACGAAGTCAGGAACTGAAAATAATTTCAAGAGAAATTTCAAATCTAGAAAAAAACTATAATAAAATTACCTACAAACATATTCCGCGGACAAAAAATAGTCGTGCAGATTATCTTGCAAACAAAGCTCTTGACATACACGTTGGTACGAACGCAAAGAAATGA
- the cofC gene encoding 2-phospho-L-lactate guanylyltransferase: protein MSKASTAIIIPIKRFEKSKTRLSGFLSQEQRAWLCHLMVNDLIEKMSELEESKIFLVTNEIIPIPEKSKEKVVVLFEGRSSGVNDAVNIADCYIDRHKFDSSIVIPIDIPLLTLKEIKEITSFAQNYKEIICMVPSNRFDGTNILLRKPHSIIETSYDDNSFFNHFKKALDNSVSLKIFYQDDLKMDIDTIDDVMLALKKYYLADFTIEMSISEQKKIHMSKNKSIEYLLNIFQNRNELCY from the coding sequence TTGAGCAAAGCGAGCACTGCAATAATTATTCCAATAAAAAGATTTGAAAAGAGTAAAACACGGTTGAGCGGCTTTCTTAGTCAAGAACAAAGGGCCTGGCTTTGTCATCTTATGGTAAATGATTTGATTGAAAAAATGTCTGAGTTAGAAGAAAGTAAAATTTTTTTGGTTACAAATGAAATTATTCCAATACCTGAGAAATCAAAAGAAAAGGTAGTGGTGTTATTTGAAGGTCGAAGCAGCGGAGTAAATGATGCCGTTAATATTGCAGATTGTTATATAGACCGCCACAAATTTGACAGCTCGATTGTGATCCCAATAGATATACCTCTGCTAACGTTAAAAGAAATAAAAGAGATCACTTCTTTCGCACAGAATTATAAAGAGATTATTTGTATGGTTCCTTCAAATAGATTCGATGGGACTAACATATTGTTGAGAAAACCCCATTCGATAATAGAAACGAGTTACGATGATAACAGTTTTTTCAACCATTTTAAAAAAGCTCTTGATAATAGTGTCTCGCTGAAAATATTTTACCAGGATGATTTAAAGATGGATATTGATACAATCGATGATGTAATGCTGGCTTTAAAAAAATATTATTTAGCTGATTTTACTATCGAAATGAGTATCTCAGAACAAAAAAAAATACACATGAGTAAAAACAAATCGATAGAATATCTGTTGAATATCTTTCAGAACAGGAATGAACTTTGTTATTGA
- a CDS encoding signal peptidase I, with product MSKKNKDNKRKDIKIIIIIVVVFAIAFISIRTLLADSNPFYVVASGSMIPVLNINDLIIVWEKDNNTFGNANLGDIIVFKAPDPAEENKTIVHRVSAIIENGNNLTGNVILCAPIGINEVIQEKTILTKGDANECSIPGIDFPITEENYVGEVIYTIPQVGIIPQVLKPPVNYIIMAVIAGLLIYSFIRGGKKDKQEEEKEKLKDE from the coding sequence TTGTCAAAAAAGAATAAGGATAACAAGAGGAAAGATATAAAGATAATTATAATCATAGTTGTAGTTTTTGCTATAGCATTTATTTCTATTAGGACTCTTTTAGCCGACTCTAATCCGTTTTATGTAGTGGCAAGTGGTAGTATGATCCCTGTCCTCAACATAAATGATTTGATAATAGTTTGGGAGAAAGACAATAATACTTTTGGCAATGCGAATTTAGGAGATATCATCGTTTTTAAAGCCCCGGATCCAGCGGAAGAAAATAAAACCATTGTACACCGGGTATCAGCTATCATTGAGAACGGAAATAATTTGACAGGAAACGTGATCCTTTGTGCTCCTATCGGTATAAATGAAGTCATACAGGAAAAAACAATCCTGACAAAGGGAGATGCAAATGAGTGCTCAATTCCTGGAATAGATTTTCCGATAACAGAGGAGAACTATGTAGGGGAAGTTATCTATACAATCCCACAAGTGGGTATCATACCTCAGGTATTGAAGCCCCCTGTAAACTATATAATAATGGCTGTAATCGCGGGATTATTGATATACTCATTCATTCGAGGAGGTAAAAAGGATAAACAGGAAGAGGAGAAAGAAAAATTAAAAGATGAGTGA
- a CDS encoding coenzyme F420-0:L-glutamate ligase, with product MEVIPIHLDRESSEFDLYEKISKNKEKINIEDNDVLVISSKYLSISEGRVKKLTGIKPSSQATQASKSYHINPKIMELILRESDEIFGGLYGFVLTSVHKVLAPNAGIDKSNAPNGSVVLYPKYPYHSIEILKQKFMINSWKRVGIVLSDSRILPMRKGTVGVALACCGFEPVIDLKGTFDLFGNVLKYTSQNLADCLASIGTMIMGESDASTPVIIIRGLNIKMTDKPVYSDTLNIDSKFDIYVRGLSKRNASSYI from the coding sequence TTGGAAGTTATCCCCATCCACCTAGATAGAGAATCATCAGAATTTGATTTGTATGAAAAAATTAGCAAGAATAAAGAAAAAATAAACATCGAAGATAACGATGTACTGGTCATATCAAGCAAATACCTTTCGATCAGTGAAGGCAGGGTTAAGAAATTAACAGGGATAAAACCAAGCAGTCAAGCTACTCAAGCCTCTAAATCGTATCATATAAACCCGAAAATAATGGAATTGATTCTCAGGGAGTCTGATGAAATTTTTGGGGGATTATATGGATTTGTCCTAACATCTGTTCATAAAGTATTGGCTCCCAATGCAGGTATTGATAAGTCAAATGCGCCTAACGGTTCTGTTGTTTTATATCCAAAGTATCCTTACCACTCCATAGAAATCCTCAAACAGAAATTTATGATAAATTCATGGAAAAGGGTGGGTATTGTATTGTCAGATAGTAGAATTTTACCAATGAGAAAAGGTACAGTGGGTGTTGCATTAGCTTGCTGTGGGTTTGAACCAGTAATAGATCTCAAAGGGACTTTCGATCTTTTTGGAAATGTTCTAAAATATACATCTCAAAATCTTGCAGATTGTCTGGCTTCCATCGGGACGATGATAATGGGAGAATCTGACGCATCGACTCCAGTCATAATAATTAGAGGGTTAAATATTAAAATGACTGACAAGCCTGTCTATAGTGATACGTTGAACATTGATAGCAAATTTGACATTTACGTGCGAGGACTTTCAAAGAGAAATGCTTCATCTTACATTTGA
- the cofD gene encoding 2-phospho-L-lactate transferase — MITILAGGTGSVKLVRGMYRESENITIISNVADNFWHYGLYVCPDIDTIIYGLSNNLDKKKGWGVKRDSFNFLKYMATLGTEKWFNLGDKDLTTHVLRTQLLKEGRNLTEITKFFTEKYGLSVFVLPASDTHYESNIVTEGNKRIHLQEYWIKYQGSVPVCDIIYKDIEKARVTLPAQEALEESKLIIFAPGNPITSIGPIISIPGMKNLLKKLKNKIVMISPLISNKAVSGPCEVYMKAKNIPPNLRGLIDFYSEITSTMIFDQLDKSEIERKIKNDYPEIKFCYTDILMTNLRKESLLARYIISNF, encoded by the coding sequence TTGATTACCATTTTAGCCGGGGGAACGGGTTCCGTTAAATTAGTTAGAGGAATGTATAGAGAATCAGAAAACATTACAATTATTTCAAATGTCGCCGATAATTTTTGGCATTACGGGCTCTACGTTTGTCCAGATATCGATACGATAATCTATGGTCTCAGTAATAATTTGGACAAAAAGAAGGGCTGGGGAGTCAAGAGAGATTCTTTTAATTTCTTAAAATATATGGCTACTCTTGGAACTGAAAAGTGGTTTAATCTGGGGGATAAAGATTTGACAACCCATGTTTTAAGAACACAGCTTTTAAAGGAGGGTAGGAATTTAACTGAAATCACAAAATTCTTTACTGAAAAATATGGTTTATCAGTATTCGTATTGCCCGCTTCTGATACTCATTATGAATCAAACATAGTGACTGAAGGGAATAAACGGATTCATTTACAAGAATATTGGATAAAATACCAGGGTTCAGTACCTGTGTGCGACATTATTTACAAGGACATTGAAAAAGCCAGGGTAACTTTGCCAGCTCAAGAAGCGCTTGAAGAATCAAAATTAATCATATTTGCCCCTGGAAATCCAATTACCAGTATTGGGCCAATAATAAGCATACCTGGTATGAAAAACCTTTTGAAGAAGTTAAAAAATAAAATTGTCATGATTTCTCCCCTTATTTCAAATAAAGCAGTCAGTGGCCCCTGTGAAGTTTATATGAAGGCAAAGAATATACCACCTAATTTGAGGGGGTTAATTGACTTTTATTCAGAGATTACTAGCACCATGATCTTTGATCAGCTCGATAAATCTGAAATTGAACGAAAAATAAAAAACGATTATCCTGAAATAAAATTTTGTTATACTGACATACTTATGACGAATTTAAGAAAAGAATCATTACTAGCGCGATATATAATTTCTAATTTTTAA
- the leuD gene encoding 3-isopropylmalate dehydratase small subunit (catalyzes the isomerization between 2-isopropylmalate and 3-isopropylmalate in leucine biosynthesis) gives MVLKGTVHKYNRPNIDTDVIIPGPYLKIHDHDELAKHAMEGLDPDFTTKVSKGDFLLVGHNFGCGSSREHAPIALSKTGIKAILSPSFARIFYRNSIDGGYLLPIEIEENILEKIDDKDEIEINLDKNSILNVTKKESYPIKPFSKIISDIIEAGGLFNYKIS, from the coding sequence ATGGTTTTAAAAGGTACTGTGCATAAATACAATAGGCCGAATATAGACACGGATGTTATCATTCCAGGTCCGTATCTTAAAATACATGATCATGATGAACTTGCAAAACATGCAATGGAAGGACTAGATCCTGATTTTACCACCAAAGTTTCAAAAGGTGATTTTCTCTTGGTGGGTCATAATTTTGGATGTGGATCGAGTAGAGAACATGCTCCAATTGCTCTATCAAAAACAGGTATTAAAGCTATCTTATCTCCATCTTTTGCTAGAATCTTCTACAGAAATTCTATAGATGGTGGTTATCTGCTACCTATTGAAATTGAAGAAAATATTTTAGAAAAAATCGATGATAAAGATGAAATAGAAATTAATTTAGACAAAAACAGTATTTTAAACGTTACTAAAAAAGAATCGTATCCAATCAAACCATTTAGTAAAATAATTTCAGATATCATTGAAGCGGGTGGGCTTTTTAATTATAAAATCTCTTAA